From Aedes albopictus strain Foshan chromosome 1, AalbF5, whole genome shotgun sequence, one genomic window encodes:
- the LOC109416907 gene encoding nucleolin isoform X3, producing MSDTEVVEPKKGRGRPPNPEKQNSVAPKKRARAVSPKDKADEKEKDKEKAVMSDEEPSPKRGRGRPKAAAKKPAKGKKPEAKKGRGRGKKKPESSEEEDDDEEEEDEDDEDENESEDNEENDDESDS from the exons atgtcggATACGGAGGTCGTTGAACCGAAAAAGGGTCGAGGCCGCCCTCCGAATCCTGAAAAG CAGAACAGCGTCGCTCCGAAGAAGCGAGCCCGCGCTGTCTCTCCGAAGGATAAGGCCGACGAGAAGGAGAAGGATAAAGAGAAGGCCGTGATGTCCGACGAGGAGCCTTCGCCCAAGCGCGGCCGTGGCAGACCGAAAGCTGCCGCCAAAAAGCCCGCCAAGGGTAAAAAGCCGGAGGCCAAGAAAGGTCGCGGTCGAGGCAAGAAGAAGCCCGAGTCCAGCGAGGAGGAGGACGATGACGAAGAGGAGGAAGATGAAGATGACGAAGATGAAAACGAAAGCGAAGATAACGAGGAGAACGATGATGAATCTGATTCTtaa
- the LOC109416907 gene encoding nucleolin isoform X2: MRIKSTKMSDTEVVEPKKGRGRPPNPEKNSVAPKKRARAVSPKDKADEKEKDKEKAVMSDEEPSPKRGRGRPKAAAKKPAKGKKPEAKKGRGRGKKKPESSEEEDDDEEEEDEDDEDENESEDNEENDDESDS; encoded by the exons ATG cgcattaaaagtaccaaaatgtcggATACGGAGGTCGTTGAACCGAAAAAGGGTCGAGGCCGCCCTCCGAATCCTGAAAAG AACAGCGTCGCTCCGAAGAAGCGAGCCCGCGCTGTCTCTCCGAAGGATAAGGCCGACGAGAAGGAGAAGGATAAAGAGAAGGCCGTGATGTCCGACGAGGAGCCTTCGCCCAAGCGCGGCCGTGGCAGACCGAAAGCTGCCGCCAAAAAGCCCGCCAAGGGTAAAAAGCCGGAGGCCAAGAAAGGTCGCGGTCGAGGCAAGAAGAAGCCCGAGTCCAGCGAGGAGGAGGACGATGACGAAGAGGAGGAAGATGAAGATGACGAAGATGAAAACGAAAGCGAAGATAACGAGGAGAACGATGATGAATCTGATTCTtaa
- the LOC109416907 gene encoding nucleolin isoform X4: MSDTEVVEPKKGRGRPPNPEKNSVAPKKRARAVSPKDKADEKEKDKEKAVMSDEEPSPKRGRGRPKAAAKKPAKGKKPEAKKGRGRGKKKPESSEEEDDDEEEEDEDDEDENESEDNEENDDESDS; the protein is encoded by the exons atgtcggATACGGAGGTCGTTGAACCGAAAAAGGGTCGAGGCCGCCCTCCGAATCCTGAAAAG AACAGCGTCGCTCCGAAGAAGCGAGCCCGCGCTGTCTCTCCGAAGGATAAGGCCGACGAGAAGGAGAAGGATAAAGAGAAGGCCGTGATGTCCGACGAGGAGCCTTCGCCCAAGCGCGGCCGTGGCAGACCGAAAGCTGCCGCCAAAAAGCCCGCCAAGGGTAAAAAGCCGGAGGCCAAGAAAGGTCGCGGTCGAGGCAAGAAGAAGCCCGAGTCCAGCGAGGAGGAGGACGATGACGAAGAGGAGGAAGATGAAGATGACGAAGATGAAAACGAAAGCGAAGATAACGAGGAGAACGATGATGAATCTGATTCTtaa
- the LOC109416907 gene encoding nucleolin isoform X1, producing the protein MRIKSTKMSDTEVVEPKKGRGRPPNPEKQNSVAPKKRARAVSPKDKADEKEKDKEKAVMSDEEPSPKRGRGRPKAAAKKPAKGKKPEAKKGRGRGKKKPESSEEEDDDEEEEDEDDEDENESEDNEENDDESDS; encoded by the exons ATG cgcattaaaagtaccaaaatgtcggATACGGAGGTCGTTGAACCGAAAAAGGGTCGAGGCCGCCCTCCGAATCCTGAAAAG CAGAACAGCGTCGCTCCGAAGAAGCGAGCCCGCGCTGTCTCTCCGAAGGATAAGGCCGACGAGAAGGAGAAGGATAAAGAGAAGGCCGTGATGTCCGACGAGGAGCCTTCGCCCAAGCGCGGCCGTGGCAGACCGAAAGCTGCCGCCAAAAAGCCCGCCAAGGGTAAAAAGCCGGAGGCCAAGAAAGGTCGCGGTCGAGGCAAGAAGAAGCCCGAGTCCAGCGAGGAGGAGGACGATGACGAAGAGGAGGAAGATGAAGATGACGAAGATGAAAACGAAAGCGAAGATAACGAGGAGAACGATGATGAATCTGATTCTtaa